A part of Solicola gregarius genomic DNA contains:
- a CDS encoding ABC transporter permease codes for MRFARESFIVFRRQLRMNLRNPAWVIIGALQPILYLLLFGPLLEPLVSQFGEQNAYTFFVPGLLVQLGMFGAFFAGFSLIGEWREGVIEAERVTPASRTALLVGRLARDELQLLVQAVILVVLGYLMGMDASFGGMVLGVLLTILIGGACAAASNALALTTKSEDVMAPVINMVMMPVLLLSGILLPMTIGPDWLQSVSDFMPIRHVVDAVRGSFMGDFGTGDLMAGTLWSLLLFAVALWWGTRTFRKENA; via the coding sequence GTGAGATTCGCCCGCGAGAGCTTCATCGTCTTCCGCCGCCAGCTGCGGATGAACCTGCGCAATCCGGCGTGGGTGATCATCGGGGCGCTGCAGCCGATCCTGTACCTGCTGCTGTTCGGCCCGTTGCTCGAGCCGCTCGTCAGCCAGTTCGGTGAACAGAACGCCTACACGTTCTTCGTACCCGGGCTGCTGGTGCAGCTCGGGATGTTCGGCGCGTTCTTCGCCGGCTTCAGCCTGATCGGCGAATGGCGCGAGGGCGTCATCGAGGCCGAGCGGGTTACACCCGCCTCGCGTACGGCCCTGCTCGTCGGGCGCCTCGCGCGCGATGAGCTGCAGCTGTTGGTGCAGGCAGTGATCCTGGTGGTCCTCGGCTACCTCATGGGCATGGATGCGTCGTTCGGCGGAATGGTGCTGGGCGTACTGCTGACGATCCTGATCGGCGGGGCGTGCGCGGCCGCGTCGAACGCGCTCGCGCTCACCACCAAGAGCGAGGACGTCATGGCACCGGTGATCAACATGGTGATGATGCCGGTGCTGCTGCTGTCGGGCATCCTGCTCCCGATGACGATCGGCCCCGACTGGTTGCAGTCGGTCAGCGACTTCATGCCGATCCGGCACGTCGTCGACGCCGTACGCGGCTCGTTCATGGGCGACTTCGGCACCGGCGACCTGATGGCGGGCACGCTGTGGAGCCTGCTGCTCTTCGCCGTCGCGCTCTGGTGGGGTACGCGCACCTTCCGCAAGGAGAACGCCTGA